The following coding sequences are from one Manis pentadactyla isolate mManPen7 chromosome 13, mManPen7.hap1, whole genome shotgun sequence window:
- the C13H11orf52 gene encoding uncharacterized protein C11orf52 homolog produces the protein MGNWFGCGGSWGGPSAFQRKKKTGSQARWILRQQNGPKDAAEHAYEWGCKQPAPQERNPGVRPESSLHYADIHVCSRAGPRSAAEVKHLQLESATEYATLRFPHATPRYDSKNGTLV, from the exons GGGCGGCCCATCAGCTttccagaggaaaaagaaaacag GGAGCCAAGCAAGATGGATCCTGAGGCAGCAGAATGGCCCAAAG GACGCGGCAGAGCACGCGTACGAGTGGGGGTGCAAACAGCCAGCGCCTCAGGAGAGGAATCCCGGCGTCAGGCCGGAGAGCAGCCTACATTATGCAGACATCCATGTGTGCAGCCGTGCCGGGCCACGCTCTGCGGCGGAGGTGAAGCACCTGCAGCTGGAAAGCGCTACAGAGTACGCGACCCTTCGATTCCCCCACGCCACTCCCCGCTATGACAGCAAGAATGGGACCCTGGTGTGA